The Vibrio agarivorans genome contains the following window.
GTTTAGGCGCTTCGTCATGAATATATTGAAGCAATGTGAATGTGGCGCTGCGAGTCAAAGACAAAAGCTTAAAAAAGCTGGTTGGTGTGACGATTATAGAGCGCAAGTATTCTTTGGCTTATAAAATGAGCAAAGTATGCTCGCGCCCTGCCTCTGTAACGAAGGCTACAATTACTTTTCCTTACTTTTACTTATGTCTCGTGCGTCTGCTTTAACAGATATTTACCACATTGTGACAACTGAATTGTGATAAATGATGGTAAATTACCTGATTATCGTCAACGAAGGGTTCATTAGGTAAACAAGCTTAAAGTGAGTCCTGGCGTTGTTTTTTCGTTGCTGTTATGTATATGTTTAATAAATGATTTTTTACATATTTAAACTACTAACCATCTGATTACACGTTATTATTTTGCCTTTCAATGGAGCAATAGCTCCCTAGTGATACTTTTGAGGCAGTTTGTGACAAAAAGTTATTTAGCAATAACGACAGCGGCAGTAATGATGTTAGTCGGGTGCACTGAAGATGATGCTAACGCATACCATAGATATAAGGACTGGAATACAGTTCGAGGAGTTAGCTTAGATAATGCATCGGAATTCAAGTTCACTTACGATGTAGTTAATGATTACATGTATGTAATCTCACGAACACCTAGCACCATTGGTAGCCATCTCTACAGAGAAGAAACTTACCACACACCGGAAGGAGCAATTAGTTTTACTTCAGATACAGTGAACCAAGATTGCGACTCGTCTGAAGGTAGTTGTGATGGTAGACAACGATTTGAATTAGCAAACACAAGTGGCGATATAATTATTGCTTACCATAGCGCTAGTGTAGATGGGGGTCAAAGCTGGTTTAGAGATCCACTTCACACGAACGCATTCGGTGATGAGCAATATGTTGTTGCAGGAACAGCCTATGAGAGTCGTGACTTCGGTCGAACCTGGCTAACAATGCCTATGGCTTTGGATGCTGAATACCGATTTTTTAATGGAGAAGATGTTTATGCTGGAACTGTAACAAACCAGGACTCTACCTCTTTTTGGATCACTAGTGATAAAGGCAATAACTGGGAAGAGCACACTGAGGTATCAGGCATACCAACGATGCATCCTCTAGGCGACCTTATTGCACTGTTTGACAAGGACGAATCTGTTATCTATTACAGCCAAGATCTTGCCACAACTTGGCACGTCATAGATATTGAGGGTATTGAGCTAAAGTCCCTGTGGACAGACGGTAATAAACTATATTTCCTTGGTGAAAATAATGTTCGATATGCGTCAATTTTAGATGATGGCATGCTTAGTGATTTAGTTCAGCTTGGAAGTACGTTTGACCATTTTGACGGAATTAATGATGAACCGGTAGTGACCAAATCAATGGAATTCATGAAAGAGATGACTTTCGTCACATTTGCCAATACAAGAGTTGGGATTGCTAACCCAAAATAGAGAGCCTCAGCACTTCGTAACTCAAAAGTGCCCCAATATCATTTAGTATAAAAGCTCATTCATAATCCGTTAATATGAATCACACATACATTTACTAATCTAAAAGAAGCTCTAATATTGAAAATCTTGATTTGAACAGAACTAGCTAAAGTTAGATGTTTCTCGTTATAACTTAATTAGTGATAACGTGTGATTTTGGCTGTAAGATTTTCTCGAAATAACAAAATTCTAGCAATATCTTAAAATTAAATTAAATCAGCCCCTTACCTTGCATAACATAGTAGCCTGTACCAATCTTATTTCATAAGCATGGATAAGGATTGTGTATGCCCGTAAGTTCAATGAAAAACAAAGGGGTGGTGGGGAAAGTCCTACTGCCTTCTTTGCTCATAAATCTTCTTTCTCTCGCCGTTCCGCTAACGGTTTTACAAATTTACGATCGTATCTTACCTAACCAGAGTTATGGGACTGCCACTCTGTTATTAGCGGGGGCGACGTTGGCTGTCGCTATGGAAGCGCTAATCCGATTTGTGCGAACTTGGCTTTTGTCTGCTGCGGCCAGTAATACCGAGAAAGCGACCTATCAAACCTTGATCGAGAGAGTTACAACGGCTTCGTCTCACCATCTTCGCCATATTGGTGTTGGTGGTATAGAAGAAGGGCTTAGCTCTGTATCCAAAGTTAAAGATTGGTACTCTGGTGGGGTAATGGCAGGCTTTATTGATTTGCCTTTCGCCTTGATCTTCTTGGGCTTAGTGGCTTACATCGGCGGTGAGCTAGTGGCGATACCTTTGGCAGTTTGGCTGATTACTCTTGGAATTGTTTGGTTATCTTCTA
Protein-coding sequences here:
- a CDS encoding WD40/YVTN/BNR-like repeat-containing protein, whose protein sequence is MTKSYLAITTAAVMMLVGCTEDDANAYHRYKDWNTVRGVSLDNASEFKFTYDVVNDYMYVISRTPSTIGSHLYREETYHTPEGAISFTSDTVNQDCDSSEGSCDGRQRFELANTSGDIIIAYHSASVDGGQSWFRDPLHTNAFGDEQYVVAGTAYESRDFGRTWLTMPMALDAEYRFFNGEDVYAGTVTNQDSTSFWITSDKGNNWEEHTEVSGIPTMHPLGDLIALFDKDESVIYYSQDLATTWHVIDIEGIELKSLWTDGNKLYFLGENNVRYASILDDGMLSDLVQLGSTFDHFDGINDEPVVTKSMEFMKEMTFVTFANTRVGIANPK